Proteins encoded within one genomic window of Episyrphus balteatus chromosome 1, idEpiBalt1.1, whole genome shotgun sequence:
- the LOC129918018 gene encoding sialin isoform X1, whose amino-acid sequence MVEEVPAKGNVLGKCVPARYILAVLGSLGMAIVYGLKVNLSVAMVAMLNHTAIEHGSIYESITSLGNNTSSGENCGSSDNDAGAAPEGGPFVWSEPLQGTLLSCYFWGYIVSQIPGARVAENYSAKWVMFFSVAINVICTLLTPVMTNIHYVGLIILRVLEGIGGGATFPAMHCMIAAWAPPNERSVMSTIIYVGTAFGTAKSILTAGILAGKFGWESVFYVMGGASCLWMVLWVILVQDSPSKQPLISYEERTMINSQLGTTQTEEVTEKQPPVPWKKVMTSVPFWAILIAHVCSNWGWYMFLIEIPFYMKQVLKFNVSKNAVASALPYYPMFLFSIVLGKVLDTLKAKGYFSTTICRKTATSFATLIPGICLLSLCFIGCHRDAAVALMTLGIIGMGGMFSGFLSNHIDIAPNYAGTLVALTNTVATLPGIIVPLFVGFITKGNQNIGAWRVIFGVTIVLFTIEFIVFTLFGSGEEQSWNKTIAKHDAESAKHDESTPLKKNNGSSPVRSEIL is encoded by the exons AATGTGTTCccgcaagatatattcttgcaGTTCTCGGATCTTTGGGTATGGCCATAGTATATGGATTAAAGGTAAACCTCAGTGTGGCAATGGTGGCAATGTTGAATCACACTGCTATTGAACACGGATCAATATATGAATCTATAACGAGTCTTGGAAACAACACTTCTTCTGGAGAAAACTGTGGAAGTTCTGACAACGATGCAGGTGCTGCACCCGAg GGAGGACCGTTTGTTTGGAGTGAACCTCTACAAGGAACACTTCTTAGTTGCTACTTCTGGGGCTATATAGTGTCGCAAATTCCTGGTGCTCGGGTTGCTGAAAACTATTCGGCGAAATGGGTGATGTTTTTTTCAGTTGCCATTAATGTCATTTGTACGCTTCTAACTCCAGTTATGACAAACATTCACTACGTTGGCCTAATTATTCTACGTGTTCTGGAAGGCATTGGTGGTGGTGCCACATTTCCTGCCATGCATTGTATGATCGCTGCATGGGCTCCACCGAACGAAAGAAGTGTTATGTCTACTATAATTTATGTGGGAACAGCTTTTGGAACTGCAAAATCTATTTTAACAGCTGGTATACTTGCTGGTAAATTTGGATGGGAGTCAGTATTCTATGTAATGGGGGGTGCAAGTTGCCTGTGGATGGTGTTATGGGTCATTCTTGTTCAGGATAGCCCTAGCAAACAACCTCTTATTAGTTACGAAGAACGTACGATGATCAACTCACAGCTGGGTACAACACAAACTGAAGAAGTTACGGAAAAGCAACCTCCAGTGCCATGGAAGAAAGTTATGACATCTGTTCCTTTTTGGGCCATCTTAATAGCCCATGTCTGCAGCAATTGGGGCTGGtatatgtttttgattgaaattccATTCTACATGAAGCAAGTTCTGAAatttaatgtttcaaaaaatgctgTAGCCAGTGCTCTTCCATACTATCCAATGTTTTTATTCAGTATTGTTTTGGGAAAAGTTTTGGATACTTTAAAAGCAAAAG gcTACTTTTCAACAACGATTTGTAGAAAGACGGCAACTAGTTTTGCAACCTTAATACCTGGGATATGTTTACTAAGCCTCTGTTTTATTGGATGTCACAGAGACGCAGCTGTAGCTTTGATGACATTGGGCATAATAGGAATGGGTGGAATGTTCTCCGGATTTTTATCAAATCACATTGATATTGCACCTAATTACGCAGGAACTCTCGTAGCACTTACAAACACTGTAGCTACTCTTCCTGGAATAATAGTGCCGCTTTTTGTTGGATTTATTACAAAAGGAAAT CAAAATATTGGCGCTTGGAGAGTAATTTTCGGAGTAACGATCGTTCTGTTTACCATAGAATTCATAGTATTCACTCTTTTTGGATCAGGCGAAGAACAATCTTGGAATAAAACGATAGCAAAACATGACGCTGAAAGTGCAAAGCACGATGAAAGTacaccactaaaaaaaaataatggatcTAGCCCAGTTCGTAGCGAAATTCTTTAA
- the LOC129918018 gene encoding putative inorganic phosphate cotransporter isoform X2 has product MAIVYGLKVNLSVAMVAMLNHTAIEHGSIYESITSLGNNTSSGENCGSSDNDAGAAPEGGPFVWSEPLQGTLLSCYFWGYIVSQIPGARVAENYSAKWVMFFSVAINVICTLLTPVMTNIHYVGLIILRVLEGIGGGATFPAMHCMIAAWAPPNERSVMSTIIYVGTAFGTAKSILTAGILAGKFGWESVFYVMGGASCLWMVLWVILVQDSPSKQPLISYEERTMINSQLGTTQTEEVTEKQPPVPWKKVMTSVPFWAILIAHVCSNWGWYMFLIEIPFYMKQVLKFNVSKNAVASALPYYPMFLFSIVLGKVLDTLKAKGYFSTTICRKTATSFATLIPGICLLSLCFIGCHRDAAVALMTLGIIGMGGMFSGFLSNHIDIAPNYAGTLVALTNTVATLPGIIVPLFVGFITKGNQNIGAWRVIFGVTIVLFTIEFIVFTLFGSGEEQSWNKTIAKHDAESAKHDESTPLKKNNGSSPVRSEIL; this is encoded by the exons ATGGCCATAGTATATGGATTAAAGGTAAACCTCAGTGTGGCAATGGTGGCAATGTTGAATCACACTGCTATTGAACACGGATCAATATATGAATCTATAACGAGTCTTGGAAACAACACTTCTTCTGGAGAAAACTGTGGAAGTTCTGACAACGATGCAGGTGCTGCACCCGAg GGAGGACCGTTTGTTTGGAGTGAACCTCTACAAGGAACACTTCTTAGTTGCTACTTCTGGGGCTATATAGTGTCGCAAATTCCTGGTGCTCGGGTTGCTGAAAACTATTCGGCGAAATGGGTGATGTTTTTTTCAGTTGCCATTAATGTCATTTGTACGCTTCTAACTCCAGTTATGACAAACATTCACTACGTTGGCCTAATTATTCTACGTGTTCTGGAAGGCATTGGTGGTGGTGCCACATTTCCTGCCATGCATTGTATGATCGCTGCATGGGCTCCACCGAACGAAAGAAGTGTTATGTCTACTATAATTTATGTGGGAACAGCTTTTGGAACTGCAAAATCTATTTTAACAGCTGGTATACTTGCTGGTAAATTTGGATGGGAGTCAGTATTCTATGTAATGGGGGGTGCAAGTTGCCTGTGGATGGTGTTATGGGTCATTCTTGTTCAGGATAGCCCTAGCAAACAACCTCTTATTAGTTACGAAGAACGTACGATGATCAACTCACAGCTGGGTACAACACAAACTGAAGAAGTTACGGAAAAGCAACCTCCAGTGCCATGGAAGAAAGTTATGACATCTGTTCCTTTTTGGGCCATCTTAATAGCCCATGTCTGCAGCAATTGGGGCTGGtatatgtttttgattgaaattccATTCTACATGAAGCAAGTTCTGAAatttaatgtttcaaaaaatgctgTAGCCAGTGCTCTTCCATACTATCCAATGTTTTTATTCAGTATTGTTTTGGGAAAAGTTTTGGATACTTTAAAAGCAAAAG gcTACTTTTCAACAACGATTTGTAGAAAGACGGCAACTAGTTTTGCAACCTTAATACCTGGGATATGTTTACTAAGCCTCTGTTTTATTGGATGTCACAGAGACGCAGCTGTAGCTTTGATGACATTGGGCATAATAGGAATGGGTGGAATGTTCTCCGGATTTTTATCAAATCACATTGATATTGCACCTAATTACGCAGGAACTCTCGTAGCACTTACAAACACTGTAGCTACTCTTCCTGGAATAATAGTGCCGCTTTTTGTTGGATTTATTACAAAAGGAAAT CAAAATATTGGCGCTTGGAGAGTAATTTTCGGAGTAACGATCGTTCTGTTTACCATAGAATTCATAGTATTCACTCTTTTTGGATCAGGCGAAGAACAATCTTGGAATAAAACGATAGCAAAACATGACGCTGAAAGTGCAAAGCACGATGAAAGTacaccactaaaaaaaaataatggatcTAGCCCAGTTCGTAGCGAAATTCTTTAA